From Nicotiana tabacum cultivar K326 chromosome 15, ASM71507v2, whole genome shotgun sequence, the proteins below share one genomic window:
- the LOC142169774 gene encoding uncharacterized protein LOC142169774, which translates to MIEDSGLVDLGYYGHKYSWSNGRGPNTIVWKRLDRGLVNDQWLVAFPATNISYLASTGSDHNPLLIEINIRQEMGKRHFKFFNDWVDNKKCMPLVEEVWNREVTSNPMWIFPQKLKEHSNALSIWSRQEYGDISQKAKMFEQQVKDAEETWAQSNSENDRITFQKIKAQYLKYILKSQSSNRKLSYNGSKMGMQTPNTFTA; encoded by the coding sequence ATGATTGAAGATAGTGGTCTGGTGGATCTTGGCTACTATGGTCACAAATACTCCTGGTCAAATGGCAGAGGACCAAACACAATTGTCTGGAAGAGACTAGATAGGGGTCTAGTGAACGACCAATGGTTGGTTGCCTTCCCTGCAACTAATATTTCTTATCTAGCCTCAACAGGTTCTGATCACAACCCTCTCCTGATTGAGATCAATATAAGGCAAGAAATGGGCAAGAGACATTTCAAATTCTTCAACGACTGGGTAGACAATAAAAAATGTATGCCTCTAGTGGAGGAGGTATGGAATAGAGAAGTCACAAGCAATCCTATGTGGATCTTCCCCCAGAAGCTCAAAGAACATAGCAATGCCTTGAGTATATGGTCCAGACAAGAGTATGGAGACATTTCTCAGAAAGCTAAAATGTTTGAACAACAAGTCAAAGATGCAGAGGAGACATGGGCACAGAGTAACTCTGAGAATGACAGAATTACATTTCAGAAAATCAAAGCTCAATATCTCAAGTATATCTTGAAAAGTCAATCCTCAAACAGAAAACTCAGTTATAATGGTTCAAAGATGGGGATGCAAACTCCAAATACTTTCACAGCCTAA
- the LOC107814992 gene encoding uncharacterized protein LOC107814992, with protein MDEDSELWDVICDGPFVPMKANGEPEVSVPKTRKEYNDADRKAIEKNFRAKKILVCGIGPDEYNQISACQSAKEIWEALKIAHEGTIQVKQSKIDMLTTEYELFRMKDDESIQDMHTRFTSIINDLHSLGEIIPGNKLVRKILSVLPGSWESKKKKKDNEMREPKREKNMVLKTYNKDSSGEDGDMA; from the exons atggaTGAAGACTCAGAACTTTGGGATGTCATCTGCGATGGTCCTTTTGTTCCTATGAAGGCCAATGGAGAACCAGAAGTGTCAGTTCCTAAGACTAGGAAAGAATACAACGATGCTGACAGAAAGGCTATAGAGAAGAACTTCCGAGCCAAAAAGATCCTCGTATGTGGTATTGGACCAGACGAATATAACCAGATTTCTGCCTGCCAATCTGCCAAGGAGATCTGGGAGGCTCTTAAAATAGCACACGAAGGGACTATTCAAGTCAAACAGTCGAAGATTGATATGCTAACCACTGAGTATGAGCTATTCAGGATGAAGGACGATGAGTCCATTCAAGACATGCACACTCGCTTCACCTCTATCATCAATGACCTTCACTCATTGGGAGAAATCATTCCCGGAAATAAACTTGTCAGAAAAATACTTAGTGTATTACCTGGTTCCTGGGAAAGCAAG aagaagaagaaggacaatgaGATGAGAGAGCCCAAAAGAGAGAAGAACATGGTTCTCAAGACATACAACAAAGATTCAAGTGGTGAGGATGGTGATATGGCTTAA